A genomic region of Oncorhynchus mykiss isolate Arlee chromosome 2, USDA_OmykA_1.1, whole genome shotgun sequence contains the following coding sequences:
- the LOC110487618 gene encoding nuclear receptor subfamily 2 group F member 5 isoform X3 gives MSNSQSSPGQYLTNGSDPYNGQPYLSGFISLLLRAEPYPTSRYGSQCMQGNNLMGIENICELAARLLFSAVEWAKNIPFFPDLQLMDQVALLRMSWSELFVLNAAQCSMPLHVAPLLAAAGLHASPMSAERVVAFMDHIRVFQEQVEKLKVLQVDTAEYSCLKSIVLFTSDAMGLSDVAHVESIQEKSQCALEEYVRNQYPSQPNRFGRLLLRLPSLRIVSSPVIEQLFFVRLVGKTPIETLLRDMLLSGSSYNWPYMPVQRDRPISLHYNENGP, from the exons ATGTCCAACTCCCAGTCTAGCCCGGGTCAGTACCTGACCAATGGCAGCGACCCTTACAATGGGCAGCCCTACCTATCAGGATTCATCTCTCTGCTGCTGCGCGCCGAGCCCTACCCCACATCCCGCTACGGGTCCCAGTGCATGCAGGGAAACAATTTGATGGGCATCGAGAACATCTGCGAGCTGGCCGCACGGCTGCTCTTCAGCGCTGTGGAGTGGGCCAAGAACATCCCCTTCTTCCCTGACCTTCAGCTCATGGACCAG GTGGCGCTCCTGCGCATGTCATGGAGTGAGCTGTTTGTGCTGAACGCGGCCCAGTGCTCCATGCCGCTGCACGTGGCGCCCCTGCTGGCGGCGGCTGGCCTGCACGCATCGCCCATGTCTGCGGAGCGCGTGGTGGCGTTCATGGACCACATCCGGGTGTTCCAGGAGCAGGTGGAGAAACTGAAGGTTCTGCAGGTGGACACGGCTGAGTACTCCTGCCTCAAATCCATCGTGCTCTTCACTTCCG ATGCCATGGGCCTGTCGGATGTGGCCCACGTGGAGAGCATCCAGGAGAAGTCCCAGTGTGCCCTGGAGGAATATGTGAGGAACCAGtaccccagccagcccaaccgcTTCGGCCGCCTGCTCCTGCGGCTGCCCTCCCTCCGCATCGTCTCCTCGCCCGTCATCGAGCAACTCTTCTTTGTGCGCCTGGTGGGCAAGACGCCCATCGAGACGCTGCTGCGCGACATGCTCCTCTCCGGCTCCAGCTACAACTGGCCCTACATGCCCGTGCAGCGCGACCGCCCCATCTCCCTCCACTACAATGAGAACGGGCCCTGA